One window of the Salvia miltiorrhiza cultivar Shanhuang (shh) chromosome 6, IMPLAD_Smil_shh, whole genome shotgun sequence genome contains the following:
- the LOC130990680 gene encoding uncharacterized protein LOC130990680, producing the protein MEKKIEKGVEAVDSSSTTFERIMEKLNHIEELLTNRSSKMNPSPVPCSQDSTKSATPHPPPVSVMTPPLPHLVSITTLPPPPPPPVSVTSLPPPPPQLPVSLATPPPLSLASMTTPTSLIDASRGGLQSRANMPKQRKHARAELSSMPE; encoded by the exons aTGGAGAAGAAGATAGAGAAGGGTGTTGAGGCTGTTGACTCGAGCTCGACAACATTTGAGCGAATAATGGAAAAACTTAATCACATTGAGGAGTTGCTGACAAATAGATCAAGCAAAATGAACCCATCTCCCGTTCCATGTAGCCAAGATAGTACTAAATCAGCCACGCCGCATCCACCACCTGTTTCTGTGATGACTCCACCGCTTCCACATCTTGTTTCCATAACGACtctgccaccaccacctccacctcctgTTTCAGTTACAAGTCTGCCACCTCCGCCGCCTCAGCTTCCTGTTTCCCTGGCGACGCCACCACCTTTGTCTCTTGCTTCTATGACGACACCTACTTCTCTTATAGACGCA agcagaggaggtcttcagagcagagcaaacaTGCCAAAGCAGAGAAaacatgccagagcagagctgagtaGCATGCCAGAGTAG
- the LOC130990947 gene encoding putative oxidoreductase TDA3 — protein MPAIITSSSLLSLFRIQPQQLGSDPIKASVRCSSSTMDPPKRVIVCGGGIIGVCTAYFLSKTGVAVTLVEKSSIACAASGKAGGFLALDWCDGGPVSSLARASFNLHRSLAEELNGAESYGYRPVTTLSLSIAETTSSASAQLSGKPSPIIPSWVDGPAKSPRIIGTAETTAQVHPQLFTKTLAGKAVEEYGLEVVIGKVESVEAAGGVAKAVVLLDGRRIEGDAVVLALGPWSGKFGLLRSIFRVSGLKAHSIVLEPKDAFSISAHALFLSYYAAQGGKPMDPEVYPRPTGEVYICGMSAEAEVPDDAEQIAAVPEAIVVLKSVARSVSSKLSEGEATVKAEQACFLPCTDDSVPVIGEVPGLKGCYVATGHSCWGILNGPATGAAMAELVLEGRAAIVDLTPFSPCRFLSA, from the exons ATGCCAGCAATCATCACCTCATCTTCACTCTTATCTCTCTTCCGGATCCAACCCCAACAACTCGGATCCGACCCGATCAAGGCCTCGGTTCGCTGCTCCTCATCAACCATGGACCCGCCAAAGAGAGTGATTGTCTGCGGCGGCGGAATCATCGGCGTCTGCACCGCCTACTTCCTATCCAAAACAGGCGTCGCCGTCACGCTAGTCGAGAAATCCTCAATCGCCTGCGCCGCCTCCGGCAAGGCTGGCGGCTTCCTCGCCCTAGACTGGTGCGACGGCGGGCCGGTCTCCTCCCTCGCGCGGGCCAGCTTCAATCTCCACCGCTCGTTGGCGGAGGAGCTCAACGGCGCGGAATCGTACGGCTACCGCCCCGTCACCACCCTCAGCCTATCAATCGCGGAGACGACGTCGTCCGCGTCAGCACAATTGAGCGGAAAGCCCAGCCCGATTATCCCGTCTTGGGTCGACGGGCCGGCCAAAAGCCCGAGGATTATTGGGACGGCGGAGACGACGGCACAG GTGCACCCGCAACTGTTTACGAAAACGCTGGCGGGGAAGGCGGTAGAGGAGTACGGGTTGGAGGTAGTTATTGGGAAAGTAGAGAGTGTGGAGGCGGCGGGAGGGGTGGCGAAAGCAGTGGTTCTGCTGGATGGGCGGCGGATTGAGGGCGATGCGGTGGTGTTGGCGCTTGGGCCGTGGAGTGGGAAGTTTGGGCTTTTGAGGTCCATTTTTAGAGTGAGTGGGCTTAAGGCCCATAGTATTGTGTTAGAACCCAAAGATGCTTTTTCAATTTCGGCCCATGCTTTGTTTCTCAGTTATTATGCGGCCCAAGGTGGAAAGCCCATGGATCCCGAGGTTTATCCACGTCCCACTG GGGAAGTGTACATATGTGGGATGTCGGCAGAGGCGGAGGTACCCGATGATGCGGAGCAGATAGCCGCGGTGCCGGAAGCTATTGTGGTGCTCAAGAGCGTAGCGAGGAGCGTGTCAAGCAAGTTGTCGGAAGGGGAGGCTACAGTGAAGGCGGAGCAGGCGTGCTTCTTGCCCTGCACCGACGACAGTGTGCCCGTCATTGGGGAAGTTCCAGGGCTCAAGGGATGTTACGTGGCAACGGGCCACAGTTGTTGGGGAATTCTCAACGGCCCGGCCACCGGTGCCGCCATGGCTGAGCTTGTCCTAGAAGGCCGTGCAGCTATTGTTGATCTTACCCCCTTTAGTCCTTGTAGgtttctttctgcctga
- the LOC130990681 gene encoding uncharacterized protein LOC130990681 yields MGYYLCDDIYPEWLYFVKSPPMATNPKEARFKKMQESTRKDIEHAFGVLQTRWGVIRSPARGWYVEHLKDIMMCCIILHNMIVENEGKRAAHWRDDDAGHGASSSDSTESARATLVCFEEYVQKDAILRDRQIHAQLQHDLIEHVWARFRPLGSE; encoded by the coding sequence ATGGGCTACTATTTGTGCGACGACATATATCCAGAGTGGCTCTACTTTGTCAAGAGTCCGCCGATGGCGACCAATCCaaaggaggcgaggttcaagaagatgcaagaatcgacACGAAAGGATATTGAACATGCCTTTGGAGTGCTTCAAACTCGATGGGGAGtcattcgaagtccggcgcgGGGTTGGTATGTCGAGCATCTCAAGGACATCatgatgtgttgcatcattctccacaacatgattgtggagaacgAAGGTAAAAGAGCTGCCCATTGGAGGGATGACGACGCAGGacacggggcgtctagcagtgactcgacggagagtgctcgAGCAACCCTGGTTTGCTTCGAGGAATACGTGCAAAAAGATGCAATTCTCCGAGATAGACAGATACATGCTCAGCTCCAACATGATTTGATCGAGcacgtttgggcacgtttcAGACCTTTAGGgtcggaatag